One part of the Rutidosis leptorrhynchoides isolate AG116_Rl617_1_P2 chromosome 1, CSIRO_AGI_Rlap_v1, whole genome shotgun sequence genome encodes these proteins:
- the LOC139862326 gene encoding plant UBX domain-containing protein 10-like, translated as MSSTTSDKIAQFQAITGLQDADLCTEILSAHNWDLQQAISTITSTSHSDHSDTVTGTSAEQFETPSGLIATDGAVPPGLAWKLITLPFSIASASLGLVAGAAGLGLWLVGGVLSYSFSMIGLTNSNRSSSAPLVSVSNAMTEAMDFVSEFEREYGDRHPRFVLEGFMDALQRSRREFKLLFVYLHSPDHQDTPRFCEESLCSEVLSEFVNENFVAWGASIRSSEGFKMSNSLKASRFPFCAVVMAATNQRIALLQQVEGPKSPEEMLTMLQRVLEESAPVLVTARLDAEERRNSMRLREEQDAAYQAALEADQVKERQRKEEEERLEKEADEAERKQKEEEEARERAIKLREEKSLSLGPEPEKGPDVTQVLVRLPNGERKGRRFHCTSTIQSLYDFVDSSGCCLELESYTLVTNFPRVLYGQDKLSSTLKEVGLHPQASLFVETKS; from the exons ATGAGTAGCACCACTAGTGATAAAATAGCTCAATTTCAAGCAATTACAGGCCTTCAAGACGCCGATTTATGCACCGAAATCCTCTCTGCTCATAATTGGGACCTTCAACAAGCTATATCCACTATCACATCAACTTCACATTCCGATCACTCCGACACAGTCACCGGCACAAGCGCCGAACAATTCGAAACGCCATCAGGCTTAATAGCTACCGACGGTGCCGTTCCACCAGGTTTAGCATGGAAGCTCATCACGTTACCATTTTCAATCGCCTCCGCTAGCCTAGGATTAGTTGCCGGTGCTGCAGGACTCGGTTTATGGCTCGTTGGCGGTGTGTTATCGTATTCGTTTAGTATGATCGGTTTAACTAATTCCAACAGATCATCATCTGCGCCATTAGTTTCGGTGTCGAATGCAATGACTGAAGCTATGGATTTCGTGTCGGAATTTGAGAGGGAGTATGGAGATAGGCATCCGAGATTTGTATTGGAAGGTTTTATGGATGCGTTACAGCGGTCTAGACGCGAGTTTAAGTTGCTGTTTGTGTACCTGCATTCGCCGGATCATCAAGATACACCGCGGTTTTGTGAAGAGAGTTTGTGTTCTGAGGTTTTGTCTGAGTTTGTGAATGAGAATTTTGTTGCTTGGGGTGCGAGTATTAGGTCCAGTGAAGGGTTTAAGATGAGTAATAGTTTGAAAGCTTCTAGGTTTCCATTTTGTGCTGTTGTTATGGCAGCTACTAATCAGAGAATTGCTTTGCTTCAGCAG GTGGAGGGACCGAAATCACCAGAAGAAATGCTAACAATGTTGCAGAGGGTTCTTGAAGAAAGTGCCCCGGTTCTTGTGACAGCCAGACTTGATGCTGAGGAACGTAGAAACAGTATGCGATTGAGGGAGGAACAAGATGCAGCATATCAAGCTGCACTTGAAGCTGATCAA GTTAAGGAGCGCCagagaaaggaagaagaagaaagacTAGAAAAAGAAGCTGATGAAGCTGAGAGGAAgcaaaaggaagaagaagaagcacGTGAGAGAGCAATCAAACTGCGAGAGGAAAAGTCTTTGTCTTTGGGCCCAGAACCCGAGAAGGGGCCCGATGTCACTCAG GTATTGGTGAGACTACCAAATGGAGAGCGAAAGGGAAGAAGGTTCCATTGTACTTCAACAATTCAATCTTTATATGACTTTGTCGATTCTTCAGGATGTTGCTTAGAATTGGAAAGTTACACTCTTGTCACAAATTTCCCTCGTGTTCTTTATGGTCAAGACAAACTCTCTTCTACACTTAAAGAAGTTGGACTACATCCTCAAGCCAGTCTTTTTGTAGAGACAAAATCATAA